A genome region from Chthonomonas sp. includes the following:
- a CDS encoding dihydroorotase → MIHEAEIISATGRQVADIGIEGGQIAEIGTIYNKRRDEINAGGMVAMPGIIDTQVHFREPGMMHKEDLESGTRCAVMGGVTTIFEMPNTNPTTTTAAALDDKLQRAEGRAWCDYGFFVGAATDNIDQLAALEMLPGTPGVKIFAGSSTGNLLIEDDEHLLRVLANGKRPCPIHSEDEPRLRARKAQYAAGAHVREHPNIRDAEAARLCTERVIAACRETGRPVHVLHISTQDELPMLAAAKAEGLPVTCEATPQHLTLNAELYETLGTLLQMNPPIRDESHRAAIFEAFENDLFDVLGSDHAPHTLEEKAKPYPESPSGMPGVQTLLPVMLSWAQRGRLSLEKLVRMGCERPAELYGIVNKGHIKQGYDADLVLLDPRREFKVESHWLQSKCGWSPYEGWTLVGQPQHVFVRGTRVVKDARPERMGQGRAVTYSWK, encoded by the coding sequence GTGATTCACGAAGCGGAGATCATTTCGGCCACGGGCCGACAGGTCGCGGACATCGGCATTGAGGGGGGCCAGATCGCCGAAATCGGCACGATTTACAACAAGCGGCGCGACGAGATTAACGCGGGCGGCATGGTCGCCATGCCCGGCATCATCGACACGCAGGTGCACTTCCGCGAACCCGGAATGATGCACAAGGAAGACCTCGAATCGGGTACGCGTTGCGCGGTGATGGGCGGCGTGACGACGATTTTCGAGATGCCCAACACCAATCCGACCACCACGACCGCCGCTGCGCTTGATGACAAGCTGCAGCGTGCCGAGGGCCGCGCGTGGTGCGATTACGGGTTCTTTGTCGGGGCGGCCACCGACAACATTGATCAACTCGCCGCGCTGGAAATGCTCCCGGGAACGCCCGGCGTGAAGATTTTTGCCGGGTCGTCCACCGGCAACCTGTTGATCGAAGACGATGAGCACCTCTTGCGTGTGCTGGCCAACGGCAAGCGCCCCTGCCCCATCCACAGCGAAGACGAGCCTCGGCTCAGGGCGCGCAAAGCGCAATACGCCGCTGGAGCCCACGTCCGCGAGCACCCGAATATTCGCGACGCCGAGGCGGCTCGCCTTTGCACCGAGCGCGTGATCGCCGCGTGCCGCGAGACCGGGCGGCCGGTGCACGTGCTGCACATTTCCACGCAAGACGAGCTGCCGATGCTCGCCGCGGCCAAGGCGGAGGGTCTGCCCGTGACCTGCGAGGCCACCCCGCAGCATCTGACCCTGAACGCCGAGCTTTACGAAACTCTGGGCACGTTGCTCCAGATGAACCCGCCGATTCGCGACGAGTCGCATCGGGCTGCCATTTTTGAGGCGTTTGAGAATGACCTGTTCGACGTTCTGGGCAGCGACCATGCGCCGCACACGCTGGAAGAAAAAGCCAAACCCTACCCCGAGAGTCCGAGCGGCATGCCCGGCGTGCAAACGCTGTTGCCGGTCATGCTGAGCTGGGCGCAGCGGGGCCGCCTGAGCCTGGAAAAGCTGGTTCGCATGGGGTGCGAGCGCCCTGCCGAACTCTACGGCATCGTCAACAAGGGCCACATCAAGCAAGGCTACGACGCCGATCTCGTGCTGCTAGACCCTCGGCGAGAGTTCAAAGTCGAAAGCCATTGGCTGCAAAGCAAGTGCGGCTGGAGCCCCTACGAAGGCTGGACGCTGGTGGGTCAGCCTCAGCATGTGTTTGTGCGCGGGACGCGGGTGGTTAAAGACGCTCGCCCCGAGCGCATGGGCCAGGGGCGAGCGGTCACCTATTCGTGGAAGTAG
- a CDS encoding PEP-CTERM sorting domain-containing protein (PEP-CTERM proteins occur, often in large numbers, in the proteomes of bacteria that also encode an exosortase, a predicted intramembrane cysteine proteinase. The presence of a PEP-CTERM domain at a protein's C-terminus predicts cleavage within the sorting domain, followed by covalent anchoring to some some component of the (usually Gram-negative) cell surface. Many PEP-CTERM proteins exhibit an unusual sequence composition that includes large numbers of potential glycosylation sites. Expression of one such protein has been shown restore the ability of a bacterium to form floc, a type of biofilm.), with translation MGVLVKGFGAVVLGACVASAVAQQRYSVSYSAPTGDGVAQGLPYDLTDQTGRQLQDRIPGADQWRANLGQGAAYEWVGWRNAEPAIEFRFAPATRIDRIRIGFARNESSRIYVPPVIILNWVFYNINPALVAPNSRGFITVLGRWETETLRLQLVDGNTQRWILVDEIEFYSVPEPASVLLLPAAALLVMRRRRVS, from the coding sequence ATGGGTGTTTTGGTCAAGGGTTTTGGGGCCGTGGTGCTGGGGGCGTGTGTCGCTTCCGCGGTGGCCCAGCAACGGTACTCCGTGTCGTATTCCGCGCCAACCGGCGACGGCGTGGCGCAGGGCCTCCCCTACGACTTGACGGACCAAACGGGCCGCCAACTCCAAGACCGCATTCCGGGGGCCGACCAATGGCGAGCAAACTTGGGTCAAGGTGCGGCCTACGAATGGGTTGGGTGGCGCAACGCCGAACCCGCGATCGAGTTCCGGTTTGCTCCGGCCACCCGCATCGACCGCATCCGCATCGGCTTCGCCCGCAACGAGTCGAGCCGCATCTATGTGCCGCCGGTGATCATTCTCAACTGGGTGTTCTACAACATCAACCCGGCGCTGGTCGCGCCCAACAGCCGAGGATTCATCACGGTTTTGGGGCGGTGGGAAACCGAAACCTTGCGCTTGCAATTGGTGGACGGCAACACCCAGCGGTGGATTTTGGTGGACGAAATCGAGTTCTATTCCGTGCCCGAGCCTGCAAGTGTGTTGCTCTTGCCGGCGGCCGCGCTTTTGGTGATGCGCCGAAGGCGAGTATCCTAG
- a CDS encoding glycosyltransferase family 2 protein has protein sequence MSDARPPDVSIIVPALNEAATIGEVITRLLALPLSTQIVVVNDGSRDKTGDILAEFADRITVITNPEPGGKGMAIRTALKVATGEVVVIQDADLEYDPAQIPSLIEPILAGTVNVVYGSRFMHGLHPGMALPNKLVNLMLRGAVRLLFGTRITDEATCYKALRRELLQSMDLQCHRFEFCPEVTAKALRLGETIREVPITYEPRNLKAGKKIRWTDAPEAFATLWKYRKWRK, from the coding sequence ATGTCCGACGCCCGCCCGCCCGATGTCAGCATCATCGTGCCGGCCCTGAACGAAGCAGCCACCATCGGCGAGGTAATCACGCGTCTGCTCGCGTTGCCCCTGAGCACACAGATTGTGGTCGTGAACGATGGCAGTCGCGACAAGACCGGCGATATTCTCGCGGAGTTCGCCGATCGCATCACGGTCATCACAAATCCCGAGCCCGGCGGCAAAGGCATGGCCATTCGCACCGCGCTGAAAGTTGCCACCGGGGAAGTGGTGGTGATTCAGGACGCCGACCTGGAGTACGATCCGGCGCAGATTCCGAGCTTGATCGAGCCCATTCTCGCCGGAACCGTGAACGTGGTTTACGGCAGCCGATTTATGCACGGTCTTCATCCAGGTATGGCGCTCCCCAATAAGTTGGTCAACCTCATGCTGCGCGGCGCGGTGCGCCTGTTGTTTGGCACGCGAATTACCGACGAAGCGACCTGCTACAAAGCCCTGCGACGAGAACTCCTGCAAAGCATGGACTTGCAGTGCCACCGGTTTGAGTTCTGCCCCGAGGTCACGGCGAAAGCTCTGCGACTCGGAGAGACCATTCGCGAAGTTCCGATTACCTACGAGCCGCGCAACTTGAAAGCGGGGAAGAAGATTCGCTGGACGGACGCGCCCGAGGCATTCGCGACGCTGTGGAAGTATCGGAAGTGGCGCAAGTAG
- a CDS encoding sigma-70 family RNA polymerase sigma factor — MLAHAYIADEAPGLIADQVPAWLQRVRKFPPLSADEERTLISRAKDGCLASRHRLIESNYRLVISIAKKFSNRGLTLVDLIQEGNLGLIRALDKFEIDRGNRFSTYATWWIRQAVSRAVMDHGRTIRIPIHTLASFSKLSRFRTSLINQLQREPSFEELAYASGENLARVEEFYQNLPQAISMETSSTDQHELSLLDVISDEHEADDQVTRDFAIQSVVQTALSDLSEKEKSVMSLRFGLDDGVCHTLEDIARILGMTRERVRQLEQKGLRKLRSTRVRDELASILCR; from the coding sequence GTGCTTGCTCACGCTTACATCGCCGACGAGGCACCAGGTCTAATTGCGGATCAGGTGCCGGCTTGGCTCCAACGAGTTCGAAAGTTTCCGCCCCTTTCGGCGGACGAAGAGCGAACTCTTATTTCACGCGCCAAGGATGGATGCCTGGCCTCGCGCCACCGCCTCATTGAGAGCAACTATCGCCTGGTCATCAGCATCGCGAAGAAGTTCTCCAATCGCGGCCTGACCCTGGTGGACTTGATCCAAGAAGGCAACCTGGGCCTCATCCGCGCCCTCGATAAGTTTGAGATTGATCGCGGCAACCGGTTTAGCACCTACGCTACATGGTGGATTCGCCAAGCCGTGTCCCGCGCCGTGATGGATCACGGTCGCACGATCCGCATTCCGATCCACACGCTTGCCTCGTTTAGCAAGCTCAGCCGATTCCGCACGTCGCTGATCAATCAGTTGCAGCGGGAGCCGAGCTTCGAAGAGCTCGCCTACGCGAGCGGTGAGAACCTGGCCCGCGTCGAGGAGTTCTATCAGAACCTCCCGCAAGCCATCTCGATGGAGACATCGTCCACCGACCAGCACGAGCTCAGCCTGCTCGACGTGATTTCCGACGAGCATGAAGCCGATGACCAAGTGACGCGCGACTTCGCGATTCAGTCGGTTGTGCAAACCGCACTCTCGGACCTCAGCGAAAAGGAAAAGAGCGTGATGAGCCTGCGCTTTGGCCTCGATGATGGCGTGTGCCACACACTCGAAGACATCGCGCGCATTCTCGGCATGACCCGCGAGCGCGTGCGCCAGCTTGAGCAAAAAGGTCTGCGTAAGTTGCGCTCGACGCGCGTGCGCGACGAGCTAGCCTCGATTCTCTGCCGCTAA
- the dnaG gene encoding DNA primase: MSDDRDQIRARISIVELVQERVNLKKKGKGWWGLCPFHPDKDPSMQVSDDTGGYRCWSCGARGDVFTWVMETEKVEFREAMELLAQRAGIELRKGQAQEQGRKNQYRRTMDLATQFFAERINSAKGVLDYCERRGLTDLVRQAWDLGYSPGEYELATFLKKSGASLAEAQELFLVDGDARSGYLDKFRDRLMFPIRDERGQVVAFGGRILGQGQPKYINSGDTPLFSKRKVLYGLNRAKADIADQDRAVLVEGYMDVIACHRAGLTTAVASLGTALSEDQARLLQRWAKNVTILYDSDEAGQKAAERASEILIAQGLNVKVALLPQGQDPDSLLKEVGAEAVIRAAGGGLSPVEYALERLKMQYGVDSDGYWANVYGALKLCRNNLELETHLQQLAATYPHIRDPHAAYRALRKEAYQVLRPQKRAGDEAPRAVANMKSAPLPGAEKMILEALLIEELRPLAWEVLDESDIFSSPQATAVQLACLEAFGDEAPSGPVSEWLGQLGNEEVESLLGDLALQRERPIGVVPIREQDVIGAMNILVQKRRQILLKRQRLEGKFEGEGVRDFTERWRQLKDAGRDA, encoded by the coding sequence GTGTCGGACGATCGCGATCAGATCCGCGCGCGGATTAGCATTGTTGAACTCGTCCAAGAACGCGTCAACCTAAAGAAAAAGGGCAAAGGCTGGTGGGGCCTTTGTCCTTTTCATCCTGATAAGGACCCCTCCATGCAGGTGTCCGATGACACCGGCGGATACCGCTGCTGGTCGTGCGGCGCGCGCGGCGACGTCTTCACCTGGGTCATGGAGACCGAGAAGGTCGAGTTCCGCGAAGCGATGGAACTCCTCGCCCAGCGCGCCGGGATCGAGCTCCGCAAGGGCCAAGCCCAAGAGCAGGGCCGCAAGAACCAGTATCGCCGCACCATGGACTTGGCGACGCAGTTTTTCGCTGAGCGCATCAACTCGGCCAAGGGTGTGCTCGACTATTGCGAGCGGCGCGGGCTGACCGACCTCGTGCGCCAGGCTTGGGACCTTGGCTACAGTCCGGGCGAGTACGAGCTCGCCACGTTTCTCAAGAAGAGCGGCGCTTCTCTGGCCGAGGCGCAAGAACTGTTTTTGGTGGACGGCGACGCACGTTCGGGCTACCTCGATAAGTTTCGCGACCGGCTGATGTTCCCGATCCGTGACGAGCGCGGCCAGGTTGTCGCCTTCGGCGGACGAATTCTCGGGCAAGGTCAGCCGAAATACATCAACAGCGGCGACACGCCCCTCTTCAGCAAGCGCAAGGTTCTCTACGGGCTCAACCGCGCCAAGGCCGATATCGCCGACCAAGATCGGGCCGTGCTGGTGGAGGGCTACATGGACGTGATCGCCTGCCACCGCGCCGGATTGACCACCGCCGTCGCCTCGCTTGGCACCGCGCTCAGCGAAGACCAAGCGCGGCTTCTGCAACGCTGGGCGAAGAACGTCACGATTCTCTACGATAGCGATGAGGCGGGCCAAAAGGCCGCCGAACGGGCGAGCGAAATCCTCATCGCCCAGGGCCTCAACGTCAAGGTCGCGCTGCTGCCGCAAGGGCAAGACCCCGATTCTTTGCTCAAGGAGGTCGGGGCGGAGGCGGTGATTCGGGCGGCGGGCGGCGGACTCTCTCCGGTGGAGTACGCGCTCGAGCGCTTGAAGATGCAGTACGGCGTGGATTCCGACGGCTACTGGGCGAATGTTTACGGCGCGCTCAAGCTGTGCCGCAACAACCTGGAACTTGAGACCCACCTGCAGCAACTCGCGGCCACCTATCCGCATATTCGCGATCCGCACGCCGCGTACCGGGCCTTGCGAAAAGAGGCGTACCAGGTTCTCCGTCCGCAAAAGCGGGCCGGCGACGAAGCGCCCCGCGCCGTCGCCAACATGAAGTCGGCACCGTTGCCGGGCGCAGAAAAGATGATTCTGGAGGCGTTGCTCATCGAAGAACTCCGCCCGCTCGCTTGGGAAGTGCTGGACGAATCGGATATTTTCAGTTCTCCGCAAGCAACGGCTGTGCAGCTGGCCTGCCTGGAAGCCTTTGGCGACGAAGCCCCGAGCGGGCCGGTATCAGAGTGGCTAGGCCAACTAGGCAACGAGGAAGTCGAGAGCTTGCTCGGCGACCTGGCTCTGCAACGCGAACGCCCGATCGGCGTGGTTCCGATTCGCGAACAAGACGTCATTGGGGCGATGAACATCCTCGTCCAAAAGCGCCGCCAAATCCTTCTCAAGCGCCAGCGGCTGGAGGGCAAGTTCGAAGGCGAAGGCGTGCGTGACTTCACCGAGCGGTGGCGTCAACTCAAAGATGCAGGCCGTGACGCCTAA